The Oryctolagus cuniculus chromosome 5, mOryCun1.1, whole genome shotgun sequence genome includes a region encoding these proteins:
- the SERPINB6 gene encoding serpin B6 isoform X2 — protein MRLLWWKMQEKEENQRLAIMDALSEANGTFALTLLKTLGEDSSKNVFFSPMSISAALAMVLMGAKGNTAAQMTQALSLNKTQGGGAGDVHQGFQSLLTEVNRPGMQYLLRTANRLFGEKTWEFLSTFKDSCQKFYQAELEELDFMNSTEESRKHINSWVAKMTEDKITNLLSPNSMNSLTRLILVNAIYFKGNWEKQFDKERTQERPFKVSKNKEKPVQMMFRKSTFKVTYIGEIFTRILMLPYVGKELHMIIMLPDEHIDLKTVEKELTYENFVEWTKPDMMDEEEVDVYLPRFKLEENYDMEEVLRGLGMTDAFDQANADFSGMSSKRNLHLSKVVHKSFVEVNEEGTEAAAATAAIMMMRCLRIPNQFCADRPFLFFIQHSKTNGILFCGRFSSP, from the exons GCTTGCCATTATGGATGCTCTCTCAGAAGCAAATGGCACCTTCGCCCTAACCCTTTTGAAAACGCTGGGTGAAGACAGCTCGAAAAATGTGTTTTTCTCGCCCATGAGCAtctctgcagccctggccatggtccTGATGGGGGCAAAGGGCAACACCGCAGCTCAGATGACCCAG GCactttctttaaataaaaccCAGGGTGGCGGAGCTGGTGATGTTCACCAGGGCTTCCAGTCACTTCTCACCGAAGTGAACAGGCCAGGCATGCAGTACCTGCTTAGAACAGCCAACCGACTCTTTGGAGAGAAGACATGGGAATTCCTCTCA ACTTTTAAAGATTCCTGCCAAAAGTTCTACCAAGCAGAGTTGGAAGAGCTGGACTTCATGAACTCCACAGAGGAGTCCAGAAAACACATCAACAGCTGGGTGGCCAAAATGACAGAAG ATAAAATTACCAACTTGCTGTCCCCAAATTCAATGAATTCACTGACCAGGCTGATTCTCGTGAATGCCATCTACTTCAAAGGAAATTGGGAAAAACAGTTTGACAAGGAGCGTACCCAGGAGAGACCGTTTAAAGTCAGCAAG AACAAGGAGAAGCCTGTGCAGATGATGTTTAGAAAGTCTACTTTTAAAGTTACCTACATAGGAGAAATATTCACCAGAATTCTGATGCTCCCCTACGTTGGCAAGGAGCTGCACATGATCATCATGCTTCCAGACGAGCACATCGACCTGAAAACG GTGGAAAAAGAACTTACTTATGAGAACTTTGTTGAATGGACGAAGCCAGACATGATGGATGAAGAGGAGGTGGATGTTTACCTGCCTAGGTTTAAACTGGAGGAGAATTACGACATGGAAGAAGTCCTGCGTGGCCTGGGTATGACTGATGCCTTTGATCAAGCCAATGCAGACTTCTCCGGAATGTCCTCCAAGAGAAACCTGCACTTGTCCAAGGTTGTGCACAAGTCCTTTGTGGAGGTCAACGAGGAGGGTACAGAGGCCGCGGCTGCCACTGCCGCCATCATGATGATGCGGTGTTTGAGGATCCCCAACCAGTTCTGTGCTGATCGCCCCTTTCTCTTCTTCATCCAGCACAGCAAGACCAACGGGATTCTGTTCTGTGGCCGGTTCTCCTCTCCATGA
- the SERPINB6 gene encoding serpin B6 isoform X1, producing MDALSEANGTFALTLLKTLGEDSSKNVFFSPMSISAALAMVLMGAKGNTAAQMTQALSLNKTQGGGAGDVHQGFQSLLTEVNRPGMQYLLRTANRLFGEKTWEFLSTFKDSCQKFYQAELEELDFMNSTEESRKHINSWVAKMTEDKITNLLSPNSMNSLTRLILVNAIYFKGNWEKQFDKERTQERPFKVSKNKEKPVQMMFRKSTFKVTYIGEIFTRILMLPYVGKELHMIIMLPDEHIDLKTVEKELTYENFVEWTKPDMMDEEEVDVYLPRFKLEENYDMEEVLRGLGMTDAFDQANADFSGMSSKRNLHLSKVVHKSFVEVNEEGTEAAAATAAIMMMRCLRIPNQFCADRPFLFFIQHSKTNGILFCGRFSSP from the exons ATGGATGCTCTCTCAGAAGCAAATGGCACCTTCGCCCTAACCCTTTTGAAAACGCTGGGTGAAGACAGCTCGAAAAATGTGTTTTTCTCGCCCATGAGCAtctctgcagccctggccatggtccTGATGGGGGCAAAGGGCAACACCGCAGCTCAGATGACCCAG GCactttctttaaataaaaccCAGGGTGGCGGAGCTGGTGATGTTCACCAGGGCTTCCAGTCACTTCTCACCGAAGTGAACAGGCCAGGCATGCAGTACCTGCTTAGAACAGCCAACCGACTCTTTGGAGAGAAGACATGGGAATTCCTCTCA ACTTTTAAAGATTCCTGCCAAAAGTTCTACCAAGCAGAGTTGGAAGAGCTGGACTTCATGAACTCCACAGAGGAGTCCAGAAAACACATCAACAGCTGGGTGGCCAAAATGACAGAAG ATAAAATTACCAACTTGCTGTCCCCAAATTCAATGAATTCACTGACCAGGCTGATTCTCGTGAATGCCATCTACTTCAAAGGAAATTGGGAAAAACAGTTTGACAAGGAGCGTACCCAGGAGAGACCGTTTAAAGTCAGCAAG AACAAGGAGAAGCCTGTGCAGATGATGTTTAGAAAGTCTACTTTTAAAGTTACCTACATAGGAGAAATATTCACCAGAATTCTGATGCTCCCCTACGTTGGCAAGGAGCTGCACATGATCATCATGCTTCCAGACGAGCACATCGACCTGAAAACG GTGGAAAAAGAACTTACTTATGAGAACTTTGTTGAATGGACGAAGCCAGACATGATGGATGAAGAGGAGGTGGATGTTTACCTGCCTAGGTTTAAACTGGAGGAGAATTACGACATGGAAGAAGTCCTGCGTGGCCTGGGTATGACTGATGCCTTTGATCAAGCCAATGCAGACTTCTCCGGAATGTCCTCCAAGAGAAACCTGCACTTGTCCAAGGTTGTGCACAAGTCCTTTGTGGAGGTCAACGAGGAGGGTACAGAGGCCGCGGCTGCCACTGCCGCCATCATGATGATGCGGTGTTTGAGGATCCCCAACCAGTTCTGTGCTGATCGCCCCTTTCTCTTCTTCATCCAGCACAGCAAGACCAACGGGATTCTGTTCTGTGGCCGGTTCTCCTCTCCATGA